Proteins from a single region of Helicobacter pylori:
- a CDS encoding flagellin A, protein MAFQVNTNINAMNAHVQSALTQNALKTSLERLSSGLRINKAADDASGMTVADSLRSQASSLGQAIANTNDGMGIIQVADKAMDEQLKILDTVKVKATQAAQDGQTTESRKAIQSDIVRLIQGLDNIGNTTTYNGQALLSGQFTNKEFQVGAYSNQSIKASIGSTTSDKIGQVRIATGALITASGDISLTFKQVDGVNDVTLESVKVSSSAGTGIGVLAEVINKNSNRTGVKAYASVITTSDVAVQSGSLSNLTLNGIHLGNIADIKKNDSDGRLVAAINAVTSETGVEAYTDQKGRLNLRSIDGRGIEIKTDSVSSGPSALTMVNGGQDLTKGSTNYGRLSLTRLDAKSINVVSASDSQHLGFTAIGFGESQVAETTVNLRDVTGNFNANVKSASGANYNAVIASGNQSLGSGVTTLRGAMVVIDIAESAMKMLDKVRSDLGSVQNQMISTVNNISITQVNVKAAESQIRDVDFAEESANFNKNNILAQSGSYAMSQANTVQQNILRLLT, encoded by the coding sequence ATGGCTTTTCAGGTCAATACAAATATCAATGCGATGAATGCGCATGTGCAATCCGCACTCACTCAAAATGCGCTTAAAACTTCATTGGAGCGATTGAGTTCAGGTTTAAGGATTAATAAAGCGGCTGATGACGCATCAGGCATGACGGTGGCGGATTCTTTGCGTTCACAAGCGAGCAGTTTGGGTCAAGCGATTGCCAACACGAATGACGGCATGGGGATTATCCAGGTTGCGGATAAGGCTATGGATGAGCAGTTAAAAATCTTAGACACCGTTAAGGTTAAAGCGACTCAAGCGGCTCAAGACGGGCAAACTACGGAGTCTCGTAAAGCGATTCAATCTGACATCGTTCGTTTGATTCAAGGTTTAGATAATATCGGTAACACGACTACTTATAACGGGCAAGCGTTATTGTCTGGTCAATTCACTAACAAAGAATTCCAAGTAGGGGCTTATTCTAACCAAAGCATTAAGGCTTCTATTGGCTCTACCACTTCCGATAAAATCGGTCAGGTTCGTATCGCTACGGGTGCGTTAATCACCGCTTCTGGAGATATTAGCTTGACTTTCAAACAAGTGGATGGCGTGAATGATGTAACTTTAGAGAGCGTAAAAGTCTCTAGTTCAGCAGGCACGGGGATCGGTGTGTTAGCGGAAGTGATCAACAAAAACTCTAACCGAACAGGCGTTAAAGCTTATGCGAGCGTTATCACCACGAGCGATGTGGCGGTCCAGTCAGGAAGTTTGAGTAATTTAACCTTAAATGGGATCCATTTGGGCAATATCGCAGATATTAAGAAAAACGACTCAGACGGACGATTGGTTGCAGCGATCAATGCGGTTACTTCAGAAACCGGCGTGGAAGCTTATACGGATCAAAAAGGGCGCTTGAATTTGCGCAGTATAGATGGCCGTGGGATTGAAATTAAAACCGATAGCGTCAGTAGTGGGCCTAGCGCTTTAACGATGGTCAATGGCGGTCAGGATTTAACAAAAGGCTCTACTAACTATGGGAGGCTTTCTCTTACACGATTAGACGCTAAGAGCATCAATGTCGTTTCAGCTTCTGACTCACAGCATTTAGGCTTCACAGCGATTGGTTTTGGGGAATCTCAAGTGGCGGAAACCACGGTGAATTTGCGCGATGTTACCGGGAATTTTAACGCTAATGTCAAATCAGCTAGTGGTGCGAACTATAACGCCGTCATCGCTAGCGGTAATCAAAGCTTGGGATCTGGGGTAACTACCTTAAGAGGCGCGATGGTGGTGATTGATATTGCCGAGTCTGCGATGAAAATGTTGGATAAAGTCCGCTCTGATTTAGGTTCTGTGCAAAATCAAATGATTAGCACTGTGAATAACATCAGCATCACTCAAGTGAATGTTAAAGCGGCTGAATCTCAAATCAGGGATGTGGATTTTGCTGAAGAGAGCGCGAATTTCAACAAAAACAACATTTTGGCGCAATCAGGTAGCTATGCGATGAGTCAAGCCAATACCGTTCAACAAAATATCTTAAGGCTTTTAACTTAG
- a CDS encoding 3-methyladenine DNA glycosylase: protein MLDSFEILKALKSLDLLKNAPAWWWPNALKFEALLGAVLTQNTKFEAVVKSLENLKNAFILENDDEINLKKIADTEFLKLAECVRPSGFYNQKAKRLINLSKNILKDFQSFENFKQEVTREWLLDQKGIGKESADAILCYACAKEVMVVDKYSYLFLKKLGIEIEDYDELQHFFEKGVQENLNSALALYENTISLAQLYARFHGKIVEFSKQKLELKL, encoded by the coding sequence GTGTTAGATAGTTTTGAAATTTTAAAGGCTTTAAAGAGCTTGGATTTATTGAAAAACGCCCCCGCTTGGTGGTGGCCTAACGCTTTGAAATTTGAAGCTCTATTAGGGGCGGTTTTAACGCAAAACACTAAATTTGAAGCCGTTGTGAAATCTTTGGAAAATTTAAAAAACGCTTTCATTTTAGAAAATGATGATGAGATCAATCTTAAAAAAATCGCTGATACGGAGTTTTTAAAGCTTGCAGAGTGTGTCCGCCCTAGCGGGTTTTATAACCAAAAAGCCAAACGACTGATTAATTTGAGTAAGAATATTTTAAAAGACTTTCAAAGTTTTGAAAATTTTAAACAAGAAGTAACCAGAGAGTGGCTTTTAGACCAAAAGGGCATTGGCAAAGAAAGCGCGGATGCGATTTTATGCTATGCGTGCGCTAAAGAAGTGATGGTGGTGGATAAATACAGCTATCTTTTTTTAAAAAAATTAGGCATAGAGATAGAAGATTATGACGAATTGCAACATTTTTTTGAAAAAGGCGTTCAAGAGAATTTAAATTCCGCCTTAGCGCTTTATGAAAACACCATTTCTTTAGCTCAACTTTATGCGAGATTCCATGGAAAGATTGTAGAATTTTCCAAACAAAAATTGGAATTAAAGCTTTGA
- the hemE gene encoding uroporphyrinogen decarboxylase: MIFIDACFRKETPYTPIWMMRQAGRYLSEYQESRKKAGSFLELCKNSDLATEVTLQPVEILGVDAAILFSDILVVPLEMGLNLEFIPKKGPHFLETITDLKSVESLKIGAYKQLNYVYDTISQTRQKLSKEKALIGFCGSPWTLATYMIEGEGSKSYAKSKKMLYSEPEVLKALLEKLSLELIEYLSLQIQAGVNAVMIFDSWASALEKEAYLKFSWDYLKKISKELKKRYAHIPVILFPKGVGAYLDSIDGEFDVFGVDWGTPLEVAKKILGDKYVLQGNLEPTRLYDKNALEEGVEKILKVMGHQGHIFNLGHGMLPDLPRENAKYLVQLVHAKTRR; encoded by the coding sequence ATGATTTTCATTGATGCATGTTTTAGAAAAGAAACACCCTATACGCCCATTTGGATGATGAGGCAAGCGGGGCGTTACCTTAGCGAATACCAAGAGAGCCGTAAAAAAGCGGGGAGTTTCTTGGAATTGTGTAAAAATAGCGATTTAGCCACAGAAGTTACTTTGCAGCCAGTAGAGATTTTAGGCGTGGATGCGGCTATTTTGTTTAGCGATATTTTAGTAGTGCCTTTGGAAATGGGCTTGAATTTGGAGTTTATCCCCAAAAAGGGGCCGCATTTTTTAGAAACCATTACGGATTTAAAAAGCGTGGAAAGCCTAAAAATAGGGGCTTATAAACAACTAAACTATGTCTATGATACGATTTCTCAAACGCGCCAAAAGCTTTCTAAAGAGAAAGCGTTAATCGGTTTTTGCGGATCGCCTTGGACTTTAGCGACTTACATGATAGAAGGCGAAGGGAGCAAATCGTATGCTAAAAGCAAGAAAATGCTTTATAGCGAGCCTGAAGTTTTAAAAGCGCTTTTAGAAAAATTAAGCCTTGAATTGATAGAGTATTTGAGCCTTCAAATCCAAGCAGGGGTTAATGCGGTGATGATCTTTGACTCATGGGCTAGCGCTTTAGAAAAAGAAGCGTATTTGAAATTCAGTTGGGATTATTTGAAAAAAATATCTAAAGAGCTTAAAAAACGCTATGCGCATATCCCGGTTATCCTTTTCCCTAAAGGGGTTGGCGCTTATTTGGATAGCATAGACGGGGAATTTGATGTGTTTGGCGTGGATTGGGGCACTCCTTTAGAAGTGGCAAAAAAGATTTTAGGCGATAAGTATGTTTTGCAAGGGAATTTAGAACCCACCCGCCTTTATGATAAAAACGCTTTAGAAGAAGGGGTTGAAAAGATTCTAAAAGTCATGGGCCATCAAGGGCATATTTTTAATTTAGGGCATGGGATGCTGCCGGATTTACCCAGAGAAAACGCAAAATATTTAGTGCAATTAGTGCATGCTAAAACCAGGCGATAG
- the hefC gene encoding efflux RND transporter permease subunit HefC produces MYKTAINRPITTLMFALAIVFFGTMGFKKLSVALFPKIDLPTVVVTTTYPGASAEIIESKVTDKIEEAVMGIDGIKKVTSTSSKNVSIVVIEFELEKPNEEALNDVVNKISSVRFDDSNIKKPSINKFDTDSQAIISLFVSSSSVPATTLNDYTKNTIKPMLQKIDGVGGVQLNGYRERQIRIYADPTLMNKYNLTYADLFSTLKAENVEIDGGRIVNSQRELSILINANSYSVADVEKIQVGNHVRLGDIAKIEIGLEEDNTFASFKDKPGVILEIQKIAGANEIEIVDRVYEALKRIQAISPSYEIRPFLDTTTFIRSSIEDVKFDLVLGAILAVLVVFVFLRNGTITLVSAISIPISIMGTFALIQWMGFSLNMLTMVALTLAIGIIIDDAIVVIENIHKKLEMGMSKRKASYEGVREIGFALVAISAMLLSVFVPIGNMKGIIGRFFQSFGITVALAIALSYVVVVTIIPMVSSVVVNPRHSRFYVWSEPFFKALESRYTRLLQWVLNHKLIIFIAVVLVFVGSLFVASKLGMDFMLKEDRGRFLVWLKAKPGVSIDYMTQKSKIFQEAIEKHAEVEFTTLQVGYGTTQNPFKAKIFVQLKPLKERKKEHQLGQFELMSALRKELRSLPEAKGLDTINLSEVALIGGGGDSSPFQTYVFSHSQEAVDKSVANLKKFLLESPELKGKVESYHTSTSESQPQLQLKILRQNANKYGVSAQTIGSVVSSAFSGTSQASVFKEDGKEYDMIIRVPDDKRVSVEDIKRLQVRNKYDKLMFLDALVEITETQSPSSISRYNRQRSVTVLAEPNRNAGVSLGEILTQVSKNTKEWLVEGANYRFTGEADNAKESNGEFLIALATAFVLIYMILAALYESILEPFIIMVTMPLSFSGAFFALGLVHQPLSMFSMIGLILLIGMVGKNATLLIDVANEERKKGLNIQEAILFAGKTRLRPILMTTIAMVCGMLPLALASGDGAAMKSPIGIAMSGGLMISMVLSLLIVPVFYRLLAPIDDKIKRFYQNQKTLE; encoded by the coding sequence ATGTATAAAACAGCGATTAATCGTCCTATTACGACCTTGATGTTTGCTTTGGCGATTGTCTTTTTTGGGACTATGGGTTTTAAAAAATTGAGCGTGGCGCTTTTCCCTAAAATTGATTTGCCTACGGTGGTGGTTACTACGACTTATCCTGGAGCTAGTGCTGAAATCATAGAGAGTAAGGTAACCGACAAGATTGAAGAAGCGGTGATGGGGATTGATGGGATCAAGAAGGTTACTTCCACGAGTTCTAAAAATGTGAGTATTGTTGTCATTGAATTTGAGTTAGAAAAGCCTAATGAAGAAGCCTTAAACGATGTGGTTAATAAAATTTCTTCGGTGCGTTTTGATGACTCCAACATTAAAAAACCCTCTATCAATAAATTTGATACCGACAGCCAAGCCATTATTTCGTTATTCGTGAGCAGTTCAAGCGTGCCTGCTACAACCCTCAATGACTACACTAAAAACACCATTAAACCCATGCTCCAAAAAATCGATGGGGTAGGGGGCGTGCAACTCAACGGCTATAGGGAACGCCAGATTAGGATTTATGCCGATCCCACTTTGATGAATAAATACAACCTCACTTATGCGGATCTTTTCAGCACGCTTAAAGCGGAGAATGTGGAAATTGATGGGGGGCGCATTGTCAATAGCCAAAGGGAATTGTCTATTTTAATCAATGCGAATAGTTATAGCGTGGCGGATGTGGAAAAGATCCAGGTGGGTAATCATGTGCGTCTTGGCGATATTGCAAAAATTGAAATTGGTTTGGAAGAAGACAACACTTTTGCGAGCTTTAAAGACAAACCCGGTGTGATTTTAGAAATCCAAAAGATTGCCGGAGCGAATGAAATTGAAATCGTAGATAGGGTGTATGAAGCTTTAAAGCGCATTCAAGCCATTAGCCCCAGCTATGAAATCAGACCCTTTTTAGATACAACGACTTTCATTCGCTCTTCTATTGAAGATGTGAAATTTGACCTAGTCTTAGGGGCGATTTTAGCGGTTTTAGTGGTGTTTGTGTTCTTGCGTAACGGCACGATCACCCTTGTTTCAGCGATCTCTATCCCTATTTCTATCATGGGGACTTTTGCGCTCATTCAATGGATGGGTTTTTCATTAAACATGCTCACCATGGTGGCTTTAACGCTAGCGATAGGGATCATTATTGATGATGCGATCGTGGTGATTGAAAACATCCATAAAAAGCTAGAAATGGGCATGAGCAAACGAAAAGCGAGCTATGAGGGGGTGAGGGAAATTGGTTTTGCTCTAGTAGCGATTTCAGCGATGCTGCTTTCTGTTTTTGTGCCTATAGGGAACATGAAAGGCATTATTGGGCGCTTTTTCCAAAGCTTTGGGATCACGGTGGCTTTAGCGATCGCTTTGTCGTATGTGGTGGTCGTTACGATTATTCCTATGGTAAGCTCAGTCGTAGTTAATCCCAGGCATTCTCGTTTTTATGTGTGGAGTGAGCCTTTTTTTAAGGCTTTAGAGTCTCGTTATACCAGGTTACTCCAATGGGTATTAAACCACAAGCTCATTATCTTTATAGCGGTGGTTTTGGTGTTTGTGGGTTCACTTTTTGTAGCTTCTAAATTGGGCATGGATTTCATGCTGAAAGAAGATAGGGGGAGGTTTTTAGTGTGGCTTAAGGCTAAACCGGGCGTGAGCATAGATTACATGACACAAAAGAGTAAGATCTTTCAAGAAGCGATTGAAAAACATGCTGAAGTGGAATTTACCACCCTGCAAGTGGGTTATGGCACCACACAAAACCCTTTTAAGGCTAAAATTTTTGTGCAACTCAAGCCTTTAAAAGAGCGTAAAAAAGAGCATCAATTGGGGCAATTTGAGTTGATGAGCGCTTTAAGGAAAGAGTTGAGAAGCTTGCCTGAAGCTAAAGGTTTAGATACTATTAATCTTTCTGAAGTTGCTCTTATAGGGGGCGGTGGGGATAGTTCGCCCTTTCAAACCTATGTGTTCTCTCATTCTCAAGAAGCGGTGGATAAAAGCGTAGCGAATTTGAAGAAATTCTTATTAGAAAGCCCTGAATTAAAAGGCAAGGTTGAAAGCTACCATACAAGCACGAGCGAATCGCAGCCGCAATTGCAACTCAAAATCTTAAGACAAAACGCCAACAAATACGGCGTGAGCGCTCAAACCATTGGTTCAGTGGTGAGCTCTGCTTTCTCTGGGACTTCTCAAGCGAGCGTCTTCAAAGAAGATGGCAAAGAATACGACATGATCATTAGAGTGCCTGATGATAAGCGCGTTTCTGTAGAAGACATCAAACGCTTGCAAGTGCGCAACAAATACGATAAGTTGATGTTTTTAGACGCTTTAGTGGAAATCACAGAAACCCAAAGCCCTTCCAGTATTTCTCGCTATAACCGCCAGCGCAGCGTTACGGTGCTTGCTGAGCCTAATAGGAATGCGGGCGTTTCTTTGGGCGAGATTTTAACGCAAGTGAGCAAGAACACGAAAGAATGGCTGGTTGAAGGAGCGAATTACAGATTTACCGGTGAAGCGGATAACGCTAAAGAGAGCAACGGGGAGTTTTTGATCGCTCTAGCGACAGCGTTTGTGTTGATTTATATGATTTTAGCGGCGTTGTATGAGTCCATTTTAGAGCCTTTTATCATCATGGTTACCATGCCTTTAAGCTTTTCAGGGGCGTTTTTTGCTCTAGGTTTAGTGCATCAGCCTTTGAGCATGTTCTCTATGATAGGATTGATTTTGCTCATTGGTATGGTGGGTAAAAACGCCACGCTTTTAATTGATGTGGCGAATGAAGAGCGTAAAAAAGGTTTGAATATCCAAGAAGCCATTTTATTTGCCGGCAAAACCCGTCTAAGACCGATTTTAATGACGACCATTGCGATGGTTTGCGGCATGCTGCCTTTAGCGTTGGCGAGTGGGGATGGAGCGGCGATGAAATCCCCTATAGGGATTGCGATGAGTGGGGGCTTGATGATTTCTATGGTGTTAAGCTTACTGATTGTGCCGGTGTTTTATCGTTTGCTCGCTCCCATAGATGATAAAATCAAGCGGTTTTATCAAAACCAAAAAACTTTAGAATGA
- the hefA gene encoding efflux RND transporter outer membrane subunit HefA yields the protein MKTIIRYVSLWGLCAVLALAQTPSKTPDEIKQILNNYSHKNLKLIDPPTSSLEATPGFLHSPKETATTINQEIAKYHEKSDKAALGLYELLKGATTNLSLQAQELSVKQAMKNHTIAKAMFLPTLNTSYNFKNENRDTPHFKHYNTQQLQAEVKLNVFNGFSDVNNVKEKSATYRSTVANLEYSRQSVYLQVVQQYYEYFNNLARMIALQKKLEQIKTDIKRVTKLYDKGLTTIDDLQSLKAQGNLSEYDILDMQFALEQNRLTLEYLTNLNVKNLKKTTIDVPNLQLRERKDLVSLREQISALKYQNKQLNYYPKIDVYDSWLFWIQKPAYALGGFGNFFPGQQNTAGVTATLNIFDDIGLSLQKQSIMLGQLANEKNLAYKKLEQEKDEQLYRKSLDIARAKIESSKASLDAANLSFANIKRKYDANLVDFTTYLRGLTTRFDAEVAYNLALNNYEVQKANYIFNSGHKIDDYVH from the coding sequence ATGAAAACTATTATAAGATATGTTAGTTTATGGGGCTTGTGTGCAGTTTTAGCTCTAGCCCAAACCCCCTCTAAAACCCCAGATGAAATCAAGCAAATCCTTAACAATTACAGCCATAAGAATTTAAAGCTCATTGATCCGCCGACAAGTTCTTTAGAAGCAACACCGGGTTTTTTGCATTCGCCTAAAGAAACAGCGACCACCATCAATCAAGAGATTGCTAAATACCATGAAAAAAGCGATAAAGCCGCTTTGGGGCTTTATGAATTGCTAAAGGGGGCTACCACTAATCTCAGTCTGCAAGCGCAAGAACTCAGCGTCAAGCAAGCGATGAAGAACCACACCATCGCCAAAGCGATGTTTTTACCCACCTTAAATACGAGTTATAATTTTAAGAATGAAAATAGGGATACTCCGCACTTTAAGCATTACAACACGCAACAACTCCAAGCTGAAGTCAAATTGAATGTGTTTAATGGTTTTAGCGATGTGAATAATGTCAAAGAAAAGTCTGCGACTTACCGATCCACTGTGGCTAATTTAGAGTATAGCCGCCAAAGCGTGTATTTGCAAGTGGTGCAACAATATTACGAGTATTTTAATAATTTAGCTCGCATGATCGCTTTACAAAAGAAATTAGAGCAAATCAAAACGGACATTAAAAGGGTTACCAAACTCTATGACAAAGGGCTAACTACGATTGATGATTTGCAAAGCTTAAAAGCGCAAGGGAATTTGAGCGAATACGATATTTTAGACATGCAATTTGCTTTGGAACAAAACCGCTTGACTTTAGAATACCTCACTAATCTCAATGTGAAAAATTTAAAAAAGACTACGATTGATGTGCCTAATTTGCAATTGAGAGAAAGGAAAGATTTGGTCTCTTTAAGGGAGCAAATTTCCGCACTCAAATATCAAAACAAACAACTCAATTATTACCCCAAGATAGATGTGTATGACTCATGGCTTTTTTGGATCCAAAAACCCGCTTACGCTTTGGGGGGTTTTGGGAACTTCTTCCCCGGTCAGCAAAACACGGCTGGGGTTACTGCGACTTTGAATATTTTTGATGATATAGGGTTGAGCTTGCAAAAACAATCCATCATGTTAGGCCAATTAGCGAATGAAAAGAATTTAGCGTATAAAAAATTAGAGCAAGAAAAAGACGAACAGCTTTACAGAAAGTCGCTTGATATTGCCAGAGCCAAGATTGAATCTTCCAAGGCTAGTTTGGATGCGGCTAATCTTTCTTTTGCCAATATTAAAAGGAAATACGACGCTAATTTAGTGGATTTCACCACCTATTTAAGAGGCTTAACCACGCGCTTTGATGCGGAAGTGGCTTACAATTTAGCGCTCAATAATTATGAAGTGCAAAAAGCCAATTACATTTTCAACAGCGGGCATAAAATAGACGACTATGTGCATTAA
- a CDS encoding outer membrane beta-barrel protein: protein MKKIVFILALWVGLLGAFEPKKSHIYFGAMVGLAPIKITPKPASDSSYTAFLWGAKGGYQFAFFKALALRGEFSYLMTIKPTAFHTINTSLLSLNMDVLSDFYTYKKYSFGVYGGLGIGYFYQNNHLGMKNSSFMGYNGLFNVGLGSTIAHHHRVELGAKIPFSKTRNSFKNSYFLESVFIHAAYSYMF from the coding sequence ATGAAAAAGATTGTTTTCATTTTAGCTTTATGGGTGGGCTTGTTAGGGGCGTTTGAGCCTAAAAAAAGTCATATTTATTTTGGGGCTATGGTGGGTTTAGCCCCTATTAAAATAACCCCAAAACCAGCTAGCGATTCTTCTTATACGGCTTTTTTATGGGGGGCTAAAGGGGGGTATCAATTCGCTTTTTTTAAAGCTTTAGCGTTAAGGGGTGAATTTTCCTACCTTATGACAATCAAACCAACCGCATTCCACACGATTAACACTTCTTTATTGAGCTTAAATATGGATGTGTTGAGCGATTTTTACACTTACAAAAAATACAGCTTTGGGGTGTATGGGGGGCTTGGGATAGGGTATTTTTATCAAAATAACCATTTAGGCATGAAAAATAGTTCGTTTATGGGTTATAACGGCTTGTTTAATGTGGGGCTTGGCAGCACGATTGCTCATCACCACCGCGTAGAGCTTGGGGCTAAAATCCCTTTTTCAAAGACTAGAAATTCTTTTAAAAATTCTTATTTTTTAGAGAGCGTTTTTATCCATGCGGCTTATAGCTATATGTTTTAA
- a CDS encoding ATP-binding cassette domain-containing protein has translation MQTPMDTIKNIPLRTFVLLYKSSPKCVVLASITVLFIGIIPSINILVMIRLIDIVVDLLQNHTHFEYSLLLPTLLLWGALLFLTHVFSGISSSLQTIIAEQFSINIITQLANKLTKVKNLNFFENKDHTIKLNAIHNGLHIRPLNYVSNLFFNLQRIIGLVSLFGILFSISIYLPFIMIFATMPCILISNHIAKKHSTSIDKLQDQKESMQNYLYSGLDNQKNKDNLLFNFMLNFHHKFIENKELYLNHFVKAAQKNLIFTIYTDILTTILSIALFFLMVFIILSKSIGVGAIAGYIQAFSSTQQQLQDLSFYGKWFFAINKYFENYFCILDHKTPKPETQIKLEEKIHSITFENVSFSYPNSKLIFENFNLSLHSDKIYALVGKNASGKTTLIKLLLGFYIPNSGQIIINNKYSLQDLELNSYHQQMSAIFQDFSLYAGYSIDDNLFMQNNPTREQLKQKREMLKSFDENFQNCLNDYSNALFGTQYNGIDFSLGQKQRIATIRAFLKPSNCIVLDEPSSAIDPIMEKEFLDFIFKKSQSKMALIITHRMNSVKQADEIIVLDQGKLIEQGNFETLMKKQGLFYELFLKQQY, from the coding sequence ATGCAGACACCAATGGATACCATAAAAAACATTCCATTAAGGACTTTTGTTTTACTCTACAAAAGCTCACCAAAATGTGTTGTGTTGGCATCAATTACAGTGCTATTTATCGGCATTATTCCATCTATAAATATTCTTGTTATGATAAGATTGATTGATATTGTAGTAGACCTATTGCAAAATCATACGCATTTTGAATACAGCTTGCTGTTACCAACTTTGCTACTATGGGGAGCCTTGCTGTTTTTAACGCATGTGTTCTCAGGAATTTCATCAAGCTTGCAAACCATTATTGCTGAACAATTTTCTATAAACATCATCACTCAGCTCGCTAATAAACTCACAAAAGTTAAAAATCTAAATTTTTTTGAAAACAAAGATCACACTATTAAGCTTAACGCTATCCATAACGGACTGCACATCCGCCCCCTAAATTATGTCAGTAATCTCTTTTTCAATCTGCAACGCATTATAGGGCTTGTAAGTCTGTTTGGGATATTATTTTCCATTAGTATTTATCTACCCTTTATAATGATTTTTGCAACAATGCCTTGTATTCTCATATCCAACCATATAGCAAAAAAACATAGCACTTCCATAGATAAGCTTCAAGACCAAAAAGAGAGCATGCAAAATTACCTATACTCTGGATTAGATAACCAAAAGAACAAGGACAACTTGTTATTTAACTTCATGCTAAATTTTCATCATAAATTTATTGAAAACAAAGAACTGTATCTTAATCATTTTGTGAAAGCAGCCCAAAAAAACTTAATATTCACCATATATACTGATATTTTAACCACTATTTTAAGTATTGCACTATTTTTTCTAATGGTTTTTATTATCCTTTCAAAATCAATTGGTGTGGGAGCAATTGCTGGGTATATCCAAGCATTTAGCTCTACCCAGCAGCAACTACAAGATTTATCATTTTATGGAAAGTGGTTTTTTGCTATCAATAAATACTTTGAAAATTATTTCTGTATTTTAGATCACAAAACACCAAAACCAGAAACACAAATCAAATTAGAAGAAAAAATCCATAGCATTACATTTGAAAATGTTAGTTTCTCTTATCCTAATTCAAAGCTTATTTTTGAAAACTTTAATCTCTCTTTACACTCTGATAAAATTTATGCATTAGTCGGCAAGAATGCTAGCGGAAAAACTACGCTGATTAAATTATTGCTAGGGTTTTATATCCCAAATTCAGGTCAAATTATTATCAATAACAAATACTCATTACAGGATTTAGAGCTAAACAGCTACCACCAACAAATGAGCGCTATATTCCAAGATTTTTCTCTTTATGCTGGGTATAGCATTGATGATAATCTTTTCATGCAAAACAACCCCACAAGAGAGCAATTAAAGCAAAAGAGAGAAATGCTAAAATCTTTTGATGAGAATTTTCAAAATTGTCTTAATGATTATAGCAACGCATTATTTGGAACACAGTATAATGGGATAGATTTTTCTCTGGGTCAAAAGCAACGCATAGCTACCATAAGAGCCTTTTTAAAACCAAGTAATTGTATTGTTTTAGATGAGCCAAGCAGCGCCATCGATCCCATTATGGAAAAAGAGTTTTTAGATTTTATTTTTAAAAAATCGCAATCTAAGATGGCTTTAATTATTACACACCGCATGAATAGTGTCAAGCAAGCTGATGAAATTATCGTGTTAGATCAAGGCAAACTAATAGAACAGGGTAACTTTGAAACCCTTATGAAAAAACAGGGATTATTTTACGAATTGTTTTTGAAGCAACAATACTAA
- the hefB gene encoding efflux RND transporter periplasmic adaptor subunit HefB: protein MIRKILIGLFLSLLSLEAGERVYAIFNVKAVQDSKLTLDSTGIVDSIKVTEGSVVKKGDVLLLLYNQDKQAQSDSAEQQLIFAKKQYQRYSKIGGAVDKNTLEGYEFTYRRLESDYAYSIALLNKTILRAPFDGVIASKNIQVGEGVSANNTVLLRLVSHARKLVIEFDSKYINAVKVGDTYTYSIDGDSNQHEAKITKIYPTVDENTRKVSAEALLSKPMAVGLFGDGFIQTK from the coding sequence ATGATACGAAAAATTTTAATAGGACTTTTTTTGAGTCTTTTGAGTTTGGAAGCTGGCGAGAGAGTGTATGCGATTTTCAATGTGAAAGCGGTGCAAGACTCCAAGCTCACCTTAGACAGCACAGGGATTGTGGATAGCATTAAGGTTACTGAGGGGAGCGTGGTCAAAAAGGGCGATGTTTTGTTGCTTTTGTATAATCAAGACAAGCAGGCTCAAAGCGATTCTGCCGAGCAACAACTCATTTTCGCTAAAAAGCAATACCAACGATACAGCAAAATTGGGGGCGCTGTGGATAAAAACACTCTAGAGGGTTATGAGTTCACTTACAGGCGTTTGGAATCAGATTACGCTTATTCTATTGCGCTATTGAATAAAACCATTTTAAGGGCCCCTTTTGATGGCGTAATAGCGAGTAAAAACATTCAAGTGGGCGAAGGGGTGAGCGCGAATAACACGGTGTTATTGAGATTAGTCAGCCATGCTAGGAAATTGGTTATTGAATTTGATTCTAAATATATTAATGCGGTCAAAGTGGGGGACACTTACACTTATTCTATAGACGGGGATTCCAATCAGCATGAAGCTAAAATCACTAAGATTTACCCCACGGTTGATGAAAACACTAGAAAAGTGAGCGCTGAAGCCCTTTTATCTAAGCCTATGGCAGTGGGGCTTTTTGGCGATGGGTTTATCCAAACGAAATAA